A part of Tigriopus californicus strain San Diego chromosome 10, Tcal_SD_v2.1, whole genome shotgun sequence genomic DNA contains:
- the LOC131888479 gene encoding hamartin-like isoform X2: protein MAHPVAQGPPLVANSAPINSLEDLFRILESGQPNDVVQEIQQIIHEQFNEVKEPYLVNGLYDYCQSKDSPGVLDLLLSVPDPHDKFLFDKILESLRQSGSSRLHGLSILGYIVRKQPPWLYKVTQHAVMKEIIRILKNEEDLMVLMSALMDLLALMPIVPTYVGPFLHDLFDAFSRLASWRYVNLNDLPQIQKIHVQIGLYAFFHRLYGMFPCNFLSYLRSQYSETHKDHQLVFNHTIRPMLHTVRMHPLLVTHSRDQEKNSARWKKLELHDVLVESSRYSLISQESTKEDQLEPLFSPMNPYGTMRDISAPDIRDICSVINHDPFWTPGKRLDVSSPPVMPASNGKSVIPSPVSIEAATTKTSTASSVSTHNTNKLTVNLSQAQRNITPIESPPEAAIEATPESTPFVTPVKPIKADDVWSSRPSPVKFTNQRPDQFPIKPEPERPELFLAAKMRALDEALDDPGKEEEDPEVSNLTGGQGLHGIPGETPDPRDLSTRHITPRICGPSCSGTPSRATSRLSSSSQPDPPAISSRPRSAFQDNSSVPSVVGTPSGATPAIATECISGGLHAPSTESVHDLVRQVRGRIRYFSMCAPGELEIQREVQDVIDEENKPSVDSHRHAKRASSCPEEHLMHQMAMEHHGGGIRDGIYEETKDSAVQTDEYVVFPYEHLFPSVIPMAMLINTNGSKRADPEPNPYEDLDRCVESAIADLESKNGSTSEDPKVLKNQLLLLHNALLFERHRREILGTRNRRLLGKTKSSRILEEENTALRDQLQIVETEIASLLDQLELVRKEKHRMEEARGKEAKQRDEQIEELVSEKANLKETLREMNDKLSRQADEMKRTKQEMIKLEAGLFRANSEIHVLEQKDKSRKCAESEVVRLRQEIILLGEIHQKFREQLIQQPATINHKRESLYIQAFENQLGAMENSLMSKSADLEGARARINDLEQIVTKKDINITELKKMIKIIKEENLENVSIVEGANETLIETQGQLEAKILQLQDKLSQASRGAVRRGGGVTHSIGGVSASSYRPPGFLSHSANVDIRQPIPESEAISTDSADKSFIVGSPPLSSDNGSFPYSLGSNEALRRAISSGPINLDQFVEVAADQEHRERGIDRNVSEPEIGSAVSAVEAMRASSSTSSMNGRH from the exons ATGGCCCATCCCGTGGCTCAGGGTCCGCCTCTCGTGGCCAATTCCGCGCCCATTAACTCGTTGGAAGACCTGTTCCGGATCCTGGAAAGTGGTCAACCCAATGATGTGGTCCAGGAAATCCAACAAATCATTCACGAGCAATTCAATGAAG TGAAAGAGCCTTACTTGGTGAATGGTCTCTACGATTATTGTCAATCCAAGGACTCGCCTGGGGTCTTGGATTTGCTCTTGAGCGTTCCGGATCCTCACGACAAGTTCCTGTTCGACAAGATCCTGGAGAGTCTCCGTCAAAGCGGCTCAAGTCGTCTTCACGGCCTCTCCATCCTCGGTTATATCGTTCGGAAACAGCCTCCTTGGTTGTACAAGGTCACTCAACACGCTGTCATGAAAGAGATCATCCGGATTCTCAAG AACGAAGAGGATCTCATGGTTTTGATGAGTGCCCTCATGGATTTGCTGGCCTTGATGCCCATTGTTCCGACCTATGTGGGACCGTTCCTCCACGACCTTTTCGACGCGTTCAG TCGATTGGCATCCTGGCGATACGTGAACCTCAATGATTTGCCTCAAATCCAGAAGATTCACGTGCAAATCGGCTTGTACGCGTTCTTCCACCGATTATACGGGATGTTTCCCTGCAATTTCCTGTCCTACCTCCGCTCGCAATACTCCGAGACTCACAAGGACCATCAG CTGGTGTTTAACCATACGATTCGTCCAATGTTGCACACGGTCCGGATGCATCCGCTTTTGGTGACCCATTCCCGGGATCAGGAGAAGAATTCGGCCCGATGGAAGAAATTGGAACTCCATGATGTTCTGGTCGAGTCCAGTCGTTACTCACTCATCAGCCAAGAAAGCACCAAGGAAGATCAGTTGGAGCCATTGTTCTCGCCCATGAACCCTTATGGAACCATGCGAGATATTTCCGCACCCG ATATTCGCGATATCTGCAGTGTGATCAATCACGACCCTTTCTGGACTCCGGGAAAGCGATTGGACGTGAGCTCTCCGCCCGTGATGCCCGCCTCTAACGGCAAATCCGTGATCCCTTCGCCCGTATCAATTGAGGCCGCCACGACCAAAACGTCCACCGCATCTTCCGTCTCCACCCACAATACCAATAAGCTCACGGTCAATTTGTCTCAGGCCCAGCGGAATATCACGCCCATCGAATCCCCACCCGAAGCGGCCATTGAAGCCACGCCTGAGTCCACACCCTTTGTCACACCTGTGAAG CCAATCAAGGCCGATGATGTGTGGTCATCCCGGCCCAGTCCCGTCAAATTCACCAATCAAAGACCCGACCAGTTTCCCATCAAACCGGAGCCAGAGCGTCCGGAGTTATTCCTAGCTGCCAAAATGAGAGCCTTGGACGAGGCTTTGGATGATCCTGGCAAGGAGGAG GAGGATCCGGAGGTTTCCAATCTGACCGGGGGACAGGGTCTACACGGCATCCCAGGGGAGACCCCAGACCCCAGGGATTTGAGCACTCGCCATATCACGCCCAGGATTTGTGGGCCCAGTTGCAGTGGAACGCCCTCCCGAGCCACATCCAGACTGTCGTCTTCTAGTCAG CCGGACCCCCCTGCCATCTCGTCCAGACCTCGATCCGCCTTCCAAGACAATTCCAGTGTCCCCTCTGTGGTTGGAACGCCCTCGGGTGCCACGCCCGCCATTGCCACCGAGTGCATCTCGGGCGGTCTTCACGCTCCAAGCACGGAATCCGTCCACGATCTGGTTCGTCAAGTCAGAGGACGGATCCGATATTTCTCCATGTGCGCTCCAGGAGAGTTGGAAATCCAACGCGAG GTTCAAGATGTGATTGACGAAGAAAATAAGCCTTCGGTGGATTCTCATCGACATGCCAAGCGTGCTTCCTCTTGTCCCGAAGAGCATCTTATGCATCAAATGGCCATGGAGCATCATGGGGGTGGGATTAGAGATGGCATCTACGAGGAAACGAAGGATTCGGCCGTTCAAACCGATGAATATGTGGTCTTCCCCTACGAACATCTCTTCCCCAGTGTGATTCCAATGGCCATGCTGATCAACACGAATGGCTCCAAACGAGCTGACCCGGAACCCAACCCGTACGAAGACCTGGACCGGTGCGTAGAATCGGCTATTGCCGATCTTGAGTCTAAAAATGGCTCGACGAGTGAAGACCCGAAGGTCCTCAAGAACCAACTGCTGCTCCTTCACAATGCCTTGCTCTTTGAGCGACATCGGAGAGAGATCTTGGGCACTCGGAATCGTCGACTTTTGGGTAAAACCAAATCCTCCAGGATCCTCGAAGAAGAAAACACGGCTCtg CGAGATCAATTGCAAATTGTGGAGACCGAGATCGCCAGTCTTTTGGACCAACTGGAGCTGGTTCGCAAGGAGAAACACCGTATGGAAGAGGCTCGTGGCAAAGAGGCCAAGCAAAGAGACGAGCAAATCGAGGAGCTGGTCTCTGAAAAGGCCAACTTGAAAGAGACTCTCCGTGAGATGAACGACAAGTTGTCCCGTCAAGCGGACGAAATGAAGCGCACCAAGCAGGAAATGATCAAATTGGAGGCCGGACTCTTCCGAGCCAATTCTGAG ATCCACGTGTTGGAACAGAAGGACAAGAGCCGGAAGTGTGCTGAGAGTGAAGTGGTTCGTTTGAGGCAAGAGATCATTTTGTTGGGTGAGATCCATCAGAAGTTCCGGGAGCAGCTCATCCAACAACCTGCCACCATTAACCACAAACGAGAATCGCTTTAcattcaagcatttgaaaacCAATTGGGAG CCATGGAGAATAGCTTGATGTCGAAGAGCGCCGATTTAGAAGGAGCTCGAGCGAGGATCAACGACTTGGAGCAGATTGTCACGAAGAAGGACATCAATATCAcggaattgaagaaaatgatcaagatcattAAG gaggaaaacttggaaaatgtGAGCATAGTGGAAGGAGCCAATGAGACTTTGATCGAAACTCAAGGCCAACTGGAGGCCAAGATTCTTCAACTTCAAGACAAATTGTCGCAGGCGAGTCGTGGAGCTGTTCGGAGAGGCGGGGGCGTAACCCACTCCATTGGTGGCGTATCCGCCTCATCCTACCGTCCCCCGGGGTTTCTATCGCATTCCGCCAATGTGGATATCCGCCAGCCAATCCCGGAAAGTGAAGCCATTTCCACAGATTCGGCCGATAA GTCGTTCATCGTTGGAAGCCCTCCTCTATCGAGTGACAACGGCAGTTTCCCATACTCTTTGGGCAGCAATGAAGCCTTGAGAAGAGCCATCTCGTCTGGCCCCATCAACCTGGACCAGTTTGTGGAAGTCGCGGCGGATCAGGAACATCGAGAGCGAGGCATCGATCGGAACGTATCCGAACCCGAGATCGGTTCAGCTGTGAGTGCCGTGGAAGCTATGCGGGCCTCAAGTTCCACGAGCAGCATGAACGGTCGACATTGA
- the LOC131888479 gene encoding hamartin-like isoform X1, which yields MAHPVAQGPPLVANSAPINSLEDLFRILESGQPNDVVQEIQQIIHEQFNEVKEPYLVNGLYDYCQSKDSPGVLDLLLSVPDPHDKFLFDKILESLRQSGSSRLHGLSILGYIVRKQPPWLYKVTQHAVMKEIIRILKNEEDLMVLMSALMDLLALMPIVPTYVGPFLHDLFDAFSRLASWRYVNLNDLPQIQKIHVQIGLYAFFHRLYGMFPCNFLSYLRSQYSETHKDHQLVFNHTIRPMLHTVRMHPLLVTHSRDQEKNSARWKKLELHDVLVESSRYSLISQESTKEDQLEPLFSPMNPYGTMRDISAPDIRDICSVINHDPFWTPGKRLDVSSPPVMPASNGKSVIPSPVSIEAATTKTSTASSVSTHNTNKLTVNLSQAQRNITPIESPPEAAIEATPESTPFVTPVKDDTFRFVRPGPTVGVSRQLRLDSVPPPRSPKVPHPLSPMKEHASPFRFDRRDSIFVDQLPGGAPGGFSKLGGAIKLDTPDSPIPSKDTPIKADDVWSSRPSPVKFTNQRPDQFPIKPEPERPELFLAAKMRALDEALDDPGKEEEDPEVSNLTGGQGLHGIPGETPDPRDLSTRHITPRICGPSCSGTPSRATSRLSSSSQPDPPAISSRPRSAFQDNSSVPSVVGTPSGATPAIATECISGGLHAPSTESVHDLVRQVRGRIRYFSMCAPGELEIQREVQDVIDEENKPSVDSHRHAKRASSCPEEHLMHQMAMEHHGGGIRDGIYEETKDSAVQTDEYVVFPYEHLFPSVIPMAMLINTNGSKRADPEPNPYEDLDRCVESAIADLESKNGSTSEDPKVLKNQLLLLHNALLFERHRREILGTRNRRLLGKTKSSRILEEENTALRDQLQIVETEIASLLDQLELVRKEKHRMEEARGKEAKQRDEQIEELVSEKANLKETLREMNDKLSRQADEMKRTKQEMIKLEAGLFRANSEIHVLEQKDKSRKCAESEVVRLRQEIILLGEIHQKFREQLIQQPATINHKRESLYIQAFENQLGAMENSLMSKSADLEGARARINDLEQIVTKKDINITELKKMIKIIKEENLENVSIVEGANETLIETQGQLEAKILQLQDKLSQASRGAVRRGGGVTHSIGGVSASSYRPPGFLSHSANVDIRQPIPESEAISTDSADKSFIVGSPPLSSDNGSFPYSLGSNEALRRAISSGPINLDQFVEVAADQEHRERGIDRNVSEPEIGSAVSAVEAMRASSSTSSMNGRH from the exons ATGGCCCATCCCGTGGCTCAGGGTCCGCCTCTCGTGGCCAATTCCGCGCCCATTAACTCGTTGGAAGACCTGTTCCGGATCCTGGAAAGTGGTCAACCCAATGATGTGGTCCAGGAAATCCAACAAATCATTCACGAGCAATTCAATGAAG TGAAAGAGCCTTACTTGGTGAATGGTCTCTACGATTATTGTCAATCCAAGGACTCGCCTGGGGTCTTGGATTTGCTCTTGAGCGTTCCGGATCCTCACGACAAGTTCCTGTTCGACAAGATCCTGGAGAGTCTCCGTCAAAGCGGCTCAAGTCGTCTTCACGGCCTCTCCATCCTCGGTTATATCGTTCGGAAACAGCCTCCTTGGTTGTACAAGGTCACTCAACACGCTGTCATGAAAGAGATCATCCGGATTCTCAAG AACGAAGAGGATCTCATGGTTTTGATGAGTGCCCTCATGGATTTGCTGGCCTTGATGCCCATTGTTCCGACCTATGTGGGACCGTTCCTCCACGACCTTTTCGACGCGTTCAG TCGATTGGCATCCTGGCGATACGTGAACCTCAATGATTTGCCTCAAATCCAGAAGATTCACGTGCAAATCGGCTTGTACGCGTTCTTCCACCGATTATACGGGATGTTTCCCTGCAATTTCCTGTCCTACCTCCGCTCGCAATACTCCGAGACTCACAAGGACCATCAG CTGGTGTTTAACCATACGATTCGTCCAATGTTGCACACGGTCCGGATGCATCCGCTTTTGGTGACCCATTCCCGGGATCAGGAGAAGAATTCGGCCCGATGGAAGAAATTGGAACTCCATGATGTTCTGGTCGAGTCCAGTCGTTACTCACTCATCAGCCAAGAAAGCACCAAGGAAGATCAGTTGGAGCCATTGTTCTCGCCCATGAACCCTTATGGAACCATGCGAGATATTTCCGCACCCG ATATTCGCGATATCTGCAGTGTGATCAATCACGACCCTTTCTGGACTCCGGGAAAGCGATTGGACGTGAGCTCTCCGCCCGTGATGCCCGCCTCTAACGGCAAATCCGTGATCCCTTCGCCCGTATCAATTGAGGCCGCCACGACCAAAACGTCCACCGCATCTTCCGTCTCCACCCACAATACCAATAAGCTCACGGTCAATTTGTCTCAGGCCCAGCGGAATATCACGCCCATCGAATCCCCACCCGAAGCGGCCATTGAAGCCACGCCTGAGTCCACACCCTTTGTCACACCTGTGAAG GATGATACGTTTCGGTTTGTTCGTCCGGGTCCGACGGTGGGTGTGTCTCGACAGCTGCGTTTGGACTCTGTTCCGCCCCCCAGGTCGCCCAAGGTGCCACACCCACTCTCGCCTATGAAGGAGCACGCGTCTCCGTTTCGCTTCGATCGGCGAGATTCCATCTTTGTAGACCAATTACCCGGAGGAGCCCCTGGTGGTTTTAGCAAATTGGGTGGTGCCATCAAATTGGACACTCCGGATTCGCCCATCCCGTCCAAAGACACA CCAATCAAGGCCGATGATGTGTGGTCATCCCGGCCCAGTCCCGTCAAATTCACCAATCAAAGACCCGACCAGTTTCCCATCAAACCGGAGCCAGAGCGTCCGGAGTTATTCCTAGCTGCCAAAATGAGAGCCTTGGACGAGGCTTTGGATGATCCTGGCAAGGAGGAG GAGGATCCGGAGGTTTCCAATCTGACCGGGGGACAGGGTCTACACGGCATCCCAGGGGAGACCCCAGACCCCAGGGATTTGAGCACTCGCCATATCACGCCCAGGATTTGTGGGCCCAGTTGCAGTGGAACGCCCTCCCGAGCCACATCCAGACTGTCGTCTTCTAGTCAG CCGGACCCCCCTGCCATCTCGTCCAGACCTCGATCCGCCTTCCAAGACAATTCCAGTGTCCCCTCTGTGGTTGGAACGCCCTCGGGTGCCACGCCCGCCATTGCCACCGAGTGCATCTCGGGCGGTCTTCACGCTCCAAGCACGGAATCCGTCCACGATCTGGTTCGTCAAGTCAGAGGACGGATCCGATATTTCTCCATGTGCGCTCCAGGAGAGTTGGAAATCCAACGCGAG GTTCAAGATGTGATTGACGAAGAAAATAAGCCTTCGGTGGATTCTCATCGACATGCCAAGCGTGCTTCCTCTTGTCCCGAAGAGCATCTTATGCATCAAATGGCCATGGAGCATCATGGGGGTGGGATTAGAGATGGCATCTACGAGGAAACGAAGGATTCGGCCGTTCAAACCGATGAATATGTGGTCTTCCCCTACGAACATCTCTTCCCCAGTGTGATTCCAATGGCCATGCTGATCAACACGAATGGCTCCAAACGAGCTGACCCGGAACCCAACCCGTACGAAGACCTGGACCGGTGCGTAGAATCGGCTATTGCCGATCTTGAGTCTAAAAATGGCTCGACGAGTGAAGACCCGAAGGTCCTCAAGAACCAACTGCTGCTCCTTCACAATGCCTTGCTCTTTGAGCGACATCGGAGAGAGATCTTGGGCACTCGGAATCGTCGACTTTTGGGTAAAACCAAATCCTCCAGGATCCTCGAAGAAGAAAACACGGCTCtg CGAGATCAATTGCAAATTGTGGAGACCGAGATCGCCAGTCTTTTGGACCAACTGGAGCTGGTTCGCAAGGAGAAACACCGTATGGAAGAGGCTCGTGGCAAAGAGGCCAAGCAAAGAGACGAGCAAATCGAGGAGCTGGTCTCTGAAAAGGCCAACTTGAAAGAGACTCTCCGTGAGATGAACGACAAGTTGTCCCGTCAAGCGGACGAAATGAAGCGCACCAAGCAGGAAATGATCAAATTGGAGGCCGGACTCTTCCGAGCCAATTCTGAG ATCCACGTGTTGGAACAGAAGGACAAGAGCCGGAAGTGTGCTGAGAGTGAAGTGGTTCGTTTGAGGCAAGAGATCATTTTGTTGGGTGAGATCCATCAGAAGTTCCGGGAGCAGCTCATCCAACAACCTGCCACCATTAACCACAAACGAGAATCGCTTTAcattcaagcatttgaaaacCAATTGGGAG CCATGGAGAATAGCTTGATGTCGAAGAGCGCCGATTTAGAAGGAGCTCGAGCGAGGATCAACGACTTGGAGCAGATTGTCACGAAGAAGGACATCAATATCAcggaattgaagaaaatgatcaagatcattAAG gaggaaaacttggaaaatgtGAGCATAGTGGAAGGAGCCAATGAGACTTTGATCGAAACTCAAGGCCAACTGGAGGCCAAGATTCTTCAACTTCAAGACAAATTGTCGCAGGCGAGTCGTGGAGCTGTTCGGAGAGGCGGGGGCGTAACCCACTCCATTGGTGGCGTATCCGCCTCATCCTACCGTCCCCCGGGGTTTCTATCGCATTCCGCCAATGTGGATATCCGCCAGCCAATCCCGGAAAGTGAAGCCATTTCCACAGATTCGGCCGATAA GTCGTTCATCGTTGGAAGCCCTCCTCTATCGAGTGACAACGGCAGTTTCCCATACTCTTTGGGCAGCAATGAAGCCTTGAGAAGAGCCATCTCGTCTGGCCCCATCAACCTGGACCAGTTTGTGGAAGTCGCGGCGGATCAGGAACATCGAGAGCGAGGCATCGATCGGAACGTATCCGAACCCGAGATCGGTTCAGCTGTGAGTGCCGTGGAAGCTATGCGGGCCTCAAGTTCCACGAGCAGCATGAACGGTCGACATTGA
- the LOC131888481 gene encoding uncharacterized protein LOC131888481 — protein MHIGTLGRWLFRFDTVGMAQDPHPSTLKVECAPMAHPQLISPTREGLIENGNLGQVKSRLFQNHTTNDDFFDAKSQRWIQIDNFSFENEANHFDKPASSISEDSTSASILDAQTLETGAFGVETGTEEAFEAVFKRNLRDSDSSTAIPPPPIKVPTPKGGSKFVRNPKPVRRSHSNVLKLVQRRSLEPSSKWNSSTNLKVNPINEEPSSILSSVQSRSEGSLDQIGNNHRFSHVQSKVKQYIEDVKNLPKTKRDEHPLSPARKSLSLSNLNQTNDSLRTKSQLQRMKAFISTSNLDDLQVVLKRNQEGPQGQGGDLMLPKFDKSRLDRLLDDLSDDSETIGGSEDGMDPEITLDVEEILRLALMERREKRETEHVLSQLQANYDSLQRKYAQAENKIDKLRFNNTSGCALAEFSEPIRTFNHDSAFTEANTSLLFGGTHPFASHPGSVISRDEADSTTREVHHHNHHHQSHHHNPPPKGQESTSKMSLMSHDNRFQNEVSHESGSTSEMSMIKRLKDIEEKLFGLEIVSNLTNSQRAKATEDLQTAFSRLLQTSDQTSQNPHFQALLKDVGEKLSDMEHQQRQGLEQQIDPIQKVRHWNEMHRDQSFSPTLPMDDIEKEGLGSPPAEFDSGYPGSDRSGKFFSLKGTPPQLHHVLSHVEERDESQPIAPNAQLHHPVKENLIRVHHLHSVTDLSSDERSMFDPATNTLSSSKQPVNLAQQIDDEILELRNFFEDHREEMLSMLHGDTDLIPMSLKQLNQKSQRLQSQPSKPNDPPESPSDSDAFDLERRRAFQKRRERSKQRRNLSVQSNYQPSSQPRFQIGQTVTSPIEPVPISSFFPDVQVKHGKQEPNCGEKIQLENKAHKSSKRSRKAKREMKSLLESLEQANQMASTLRRKSEEIIHILNNEIHQKQRTCCSMLATE, from the exons ATGCATATTGGCACTTTGGGTCGATGGTTATTCAGATTTGATACTGTGG GCATGGCTCAGGATCCACACCCTTCGACCTTAAAGGTCGAATGTGCCCCCATGGCCCATCCTCAGTTGATTTCACCCACCCGCGAAGGTCTCATTGAGAATGGGAACCTGGGGCAGGTCAAATCCCGACTTTTCCAGAACCACACGACCAATGATGACTTCTTCGATGCCAAATCCCAACGTTGGATTCAGATCGACAATTTCTCGTTCGAGAATGAAGCCAATCATTTCGATAAGCCCGCTTCCTCCATTTCGGAAGATTCAACATCGGCTTCCATCCTGGATGCCCAGACCCTGGAAACGGGGGCCTTTGGTGTGGAGACTGGGACCGAAGAGGCCTTTGAGGCCGTGTTCAAGCGGAATCTCCGCGACAGTGATAGCTCCACAGCAATCCCTCCGCCCCCAATTAAAGTTCCCACGCCCAAAGGAGGGAGCAAGTTTGTCAGAAATCCCAAACCAGTGCGACGATCTCACTCCAATGTGCTGAAGTTGGTCCAAAGACGGAGTCTGGAACCCTCTTCCAAATGGAACAGCTCGACCAATTTGAAGGTGAATCCGATCAATGAGGAGCCATCCTCGATCTTGTCCTCTGTCCAATCCCGGAGTGAGGGgtctttggatcaaattgggAACAACCACAGATTCTCGcatgttcaaagcaaagtgaAGCAATACATTGAAGATGTGAAGAACTTGCCCAAAACGAAGAGAGACGAGCATCCCTTATCGCCAGCCAGGAAATCCTTGAGTTTATCTAATTTGAACCAGACCAACGATTCCTTAAGGACCAAGAGCCAACTTCAACGGATGAAAGCGTTCATTTCTACTTCCAATCTGGATGATCTTCAAGTGGTGCTCAAACGTAATCAAGAGGGCCCCCAAGGTCAAGGCGGAGATTTGATGTTGCCCAAGTTTGACAAATCCCGACTCGATCGACTTCTGGACGATCTCAGTGACGACAGTGAGACCATCGGAGGAAGTGAGGATGGCATGGATCCCGAAATCACGTTGGATGTGGAGGAGATCTTGCGATTGGCACTCATGGAAAGACGAGAAAAACGGGAAACAGAACACGTCCTGTCCCAACTCCAAGCCAACTATGATTCATTACAAAGAAAATATGCCCAAGCCGAGAACAAGATTGACAAGTTGAG GTTTAACAATACCTCGGGGTGCGCCTTGGCGGAGTTTTCTGAACCAATACGGACTTTCAATCACGACTCGGCCTTCACAGAAGCTAATACCAGCCTTCTGTTTGGCGGCACTCATCCGTTTGCCAGCCATCCCGGCTCTGTAATCTCCAGGGATGAAGCGGATTCCACGACACGAGAGgttcatcatcataatcatcatcatcaaagtcaTCACCACAACCCTCCTCCCAAGGGGCAAGAGTCCACGAGTAAAATGTCATTGATGAGTCACGACAACCGGTTCCAAAACGAAGTGAGTCATGAGAGTGGATCCACAAGTGAAATGTCCATGATCAAACGTCTCAAAGACATTGAAGAGAAG CtatttggtttggaaataGTTTCCAATTTGACCAACTCTCAACGTGCCAAGGCCACTGAGGACTTGCAAACAGCCTTTTCTCGGTTACTACAA ACGAGCGACCAAACTTCGCAGAATCCCCATTTCCAAGCTCTTTTGAAGGACGTGGGTGAGAAATTATCAGACATGGAACACCAACAGCGCCAAGGCTTGGAGCAACAAATCGATCCCATTCAGAAAGTTCGCCATTGGAATGAAATGCATCGTGATCAGAGCTTCAGTCCGACCCTTCCAATGGACGACATTGAAAAGGAAGGACTAGGATCCCCGCCTGCCGAATTCGATAGCGGATATCCTGGATCAGATCGAAGTGGGAAATTTTTCTCCCTCAAAGGAACTCCTCCTCAATTGCACCACGTTCTTAGCCATGTCGAGGAACGAGATGAATCCCAACCCATTGCTCCCAATGCACAACTACATCATCCTGTGAAAGAGAACCTCATCCGGGTCCATCATCTCCATTCAGTCACCGATCTCAGCTCAGATGAGAGGAGCATGTTCGATCCCGCCACCAATACCCTCAGCTCCAGTAAGCAACCCGTCAATCTGGCCCAACAAATCGATGACGAGATCCTCGAGTTGAGGAACTTCTTCGAGGATCACCGTGAAGAAATGTTGAGCATGCTCCACGGAGACACCGATCTCATACCAATGTCGCTCAAACAGTTGAATCAAAAGTCTCAGAGGCTCCAATCTCAACCGTCCAAACCAAACGATCCGCCAGAGTCTCCGTCTGACTCAGATGCATTCGATTTGGAACGAAGGCGAGCGTTCCAAAAGCGACGAGAGCGTTCCAAGCAAAGGCGAAATCTCTCCGTCCAATCAAATTATCAACCCTCTAGTCAGCCTAGATTCCAAATAGGTCAGACTGTCACCAGTCCAATTGAGCCTGTGCCCATCTCGTCGTTTTTCCCCGATGTCCAGGTCAAACATGGAAAACAAGAACCAAATTGCGGCGAGAAGATCCAACTTGAGAACAAAGCTCACAAGTCATCGAAGAGATCGCGCAAGGCCAAACGCGAAATGAAGTCGCTCTTAGAATCGTTGGAACAAGCCAATCAGATGGCGAGCACTTTGCGTCGAAAGTCAGAAGAGATCATTCACATTCTCAACAACGAAATTCATCAGAAACAAAGAACATGCTGTTCCATGTTGGCCACTGAATGA